From a single Vespula pensylvanica isolate Volc-1 chromosome 24, ASM1446617v1, whole genome shotgun sequence genomic region:
- the LOC122637088 gene encoding SWI/SNF complex subunit SMARCC2 isoform X3 has protein sequence MLALGPKKDGGPNAKFFDSAEILAQLDGVKQWLLKNCKKYVQTDPPTNKSLATLVVQLLQFQEDNLGKNVTKPPMTRLPMKCFLDFKPGGGLCHILSTAYRFKQEQGWRRFDFPVGKSGSRMDRIVEMLMAAERALTQNRCLTIPSVFVRADVDKSTATKVKEAVRRHQGTVVENEADATHIIFPPVDPMEEECARPCMRRERSVLLHWYYFPDSYDSWTTLDLPWEFPEGTLNITSTRSVYKVSATWALDLDQYNEWMNEEDYEVDDSGQKKVHKYRLLVEDLMAQPAHPPPGKKPKRKRSPSPPPKLGKRKSRAPSNIQSTSSTSSAATPKKSRGGGDEEEDLTQGMEDPPAEPRIVEVVAAPANPPITGQSSNATTSSSLTSTGNKKQDNELQPLKSGNMADLDEPMEGDKGSSQGTQDREERDTSKERGEGGKGDEPEDNVTEQTHHIVVPSYSAWFDYNSIHTIEKRALSEFFNGKNKSKTPEIYLAYRNFMIDTYRLNPTEYITSTACRRNLAGDVCAIMRVHAFLEQWGLINYQVDAESRPTPMGPPPTSHFHVLSDTPSGLAPVNPNPPKTPQPSAAKTLLDLEKKSTAALGAEEKVSASAMTNFGLKIDQYSRKPAVLKNKQAAGATRDWTEQETLLLLEGLELHKDDWNKVCEHVGSRTQDECILHFLRLPIEDPYLEEGGPEGLGPLAYQPVPFSKAGNPVMSTVAFLASVVDPRVAASAAKAAMEEFAAIKDQVPAALLDQHLRNVQASANSDGKFDPAAGLAQSGIAGTGPPEPPDDTTTPSTAGAQATAVTSPHSTGPASIETKKEDPEKSKDTSDVEQSPLEITKKEDESKESEDDTKSSVDAEAIEAKEKKDKVVRDAQLQSAAAAALAAAAVKAKHLAAVEERKIKSLVALLVETQMKKLEIKLRHFEELETTMEREREGLEYQRQQLITERQQFHLEQLRAAEFRARQQAHQRLAQEQQQHTPPEQT, from the exons atgcTTGCGTTAGGCCCAAAAAAGGATGGAGGACCCAATGCCAAATTTTTTGATTCTGCGGAAATTCTTGCACAACTTGATGGGGTTAAACAATGGCTCCtgaaaaattgcaaaaag TATGTACAAACAGATCCTCCTACTAACAAAAGCTTAGCAACACTAGTGGTACAATTACTTCAATTTCAAGAGGATAACTTAGGAAAAAATGTAACTAAGCCACCTATGACAAGACTTCca aTGAAATGTTTCTTAGACTTTAAACCTGGAGGTGGTTTGTGTCATATACTTTCTACTGCTTATCGATTTAAGCAAGAACAAGGATGGCGGAGATTTGACTTTCCAGTTGGAAAG TCAGGATCTCGTATGGATCGTATAGTAGAAATGTTAATGGCAGCAGAGCGTGCTTTAACTCAGAATAGATGTTTGACTATACCAAGTGTTTTTGTAAGAGCTGACGTCGATAAATCAACAGCtacaaaagtaaaagaagcAGTAAGACGACATCAAGGCACAGTTGTTGAAAATGAAGCAGATGCTacacatattatttttccacCAGTAGATCCAATGGAAGAAGAATGTGCACGACCATGTATGAGACGTGAAAGATCGGTTCTTCTTCATTGGTACTACTTCCCAGATAGTTATGATTCTTGGACTACTCTAGATCTTCCTTGGGAATTTCCTGAAGGAACTCTTAATATTACAAGTACAag ATCGGTATATAAGGTATCGGCAACGTGGGCACTTGATTTAGATCAGTACAATGAATGGATGAATGAAGAAGATTATGAGGTAGATGATAGTGGACAAAAAAAGGTTCATAAATATAGACTTTTAGTAGAAGATTTGATGGCACAACCTGCTCACCCACCACCAGGAAAGAagccaaaaagaaaaagatcaccTAGTCCTCCACCAAAACTTGGAAAACGCAAAAG CAGGGCTCCTTCAAATATACAAAGCACTTCATCAACTTCTTCGGCAGCTACTCCAAAAAAATCACGTGGTGGTggggacgaagaagaagacctTACTCAAGGGATGGAAGATCCACCAGCTGAACCTCGTATTGTAGAGGTTGTTGCTGCTCCTGCTAATCCGCCAATTACAGGCCAAAGCAGCAATGCAACTACAAGCAGTAGTTTAACATCAactggaaataaaaaacaagataatGAACTACAACCTCTTAAATCTGGCAATATGGCAGATTTGGATGAACCAATGGAGg GTGATAAAGGAAGTTCTCAGGGCACTCAagacagagaagaaagagatacaagcaaagaaagaggagaaggaggtaaAGGAGACGAACCAGAAGATAATGTTACGGAACAGACGCATCATATAGTTGTACCTAGCTATTCTGCTTGGTTTGATTATAATTCAATTCATACCATCGAGAAAAGAGCATTATCAGAATTCTTCAATGGCAAAAACAAATCTAAGACACCAGAAATTTATCTTgcatatagaaattttatgatCGATACATATCGATTAAATCCAACGGAATATATCACATCGACAGCTTGCAG GCGTAATTTAGCTGGTGATGTTTGTGCGATTATGCGCGTTCACGCTTTTCTGGAGCAATGGGGTCTTATTAATTACCAAGTAGATGCAGAATCCAGACCTACGCCTATGGGTCCACCTCCAACATCTCATTTTCATGTATTGTCAGATACTCCATCAGGACTTGCACCAGTTAATCCAAATCCACCAAAAACACCACAACCGTCTGCAGCAAAAACATTGCTTGATCTTGAGAAGAAATCTACTGCAGCACTCGGAGccgaagaaaaagtttcggCTAGTGCTATGACAAACTTTGGTTTAAAAATTGATCAGTATTCTAGGAAACCTGCAGTTTTAAAGAACAAACAAGCGGCTGGAGCAACGCGTGATTGGACGGAGCAGGAAACACTTTTATTGTTAGAAGGCCTGGAACTTCATAAAGATGATTGGAATAAAGTCTGTGAACACGTTGGTTCAAGGACGCAAGATGAATGCATATTACATTTCTTACGATTACCCATAGAAGATCCGTATCTTGAAGAAGGTGGTCCGGAAGGTTTAGGACCTCTAGCGTATCAACCGGTACCTTTTTCCAAGGCTGGAAATCCGGTTATGAGTACAGTTGCATTTTTAGCTTCAGTCGTAGATCCTAGAGTGGCAGCTAGTGCAGCAAAAGCTGCTATGGAAGAATTTGCTGCTATTAAAGATCAAGTTCCAGCTGCGTTATTAGATCAGCATTTGCGAAATGTTCAAGCTAGTGCTAATTCAGATG GAAAATTTGATCCAGCTGCTGGACTTGCACAATCAGGCATTGCTGGTACGGGACCACCTGAACCGCCTGATGATACTACAACACCATCAACAGCTGGAGCTCAAGCAACAGCAGTTACTTCTCCTCATTCAACAGGTCCAGCTTCtatagaaacaaagaaagaagatccaGAAAAATCGAAGGATACATCGGACGTAGAGCAATCCCCGTTAGagataacgaagaaagaagacgaatcTAAAGAGAGCGAAGACGACACTAAATCTTCTGTTGATGCTGAAGCTATAgaggcaaaagaaaagaaggataag gtCGTGAGGGACGCCCAATTACAATCTGCAGCAGCAGCGGCATTAGCTGCTGCTGCCGTGAAAGCAAAGCATTTAGCGGCTGTAGAGGAACGCAAGATAAAGTCTTTGGTTGCATTACTGGTTGAAactcaaatgaaaaaattagaaattaaattacgtCATTTTGAAGAATTAGAAACAACAATGGAACGCGAACGTGAGGGACTCGAATATCAGAGACAACAACTTATTACCGAAAGACAACAATTTCATTTAGAACAACTGAGAGCAGCTGAATTCAGAGCACGGCAACAAGCGCATCAACGTTTAGctcaagaacaacaacaacatacTCCACCTGAGCAGACATAA
- the LOC122637088 gene encoding SWI/SNF complex subunit SMARCC2 isoform X1 — protein sequence MLALGPKKDGGPNAKFFDSAEILAQLDGVKQWLLKNCKKYVQTDPPTNKSLATLVVQLLQFQEDNLGKNVTKPPMTRLPMKCFLDFKPGGGLCHILSTAYRFKQEQGWRRFDFPVGKSGSRMDRIVEMLMAAERALTQNRCLTIPSVFVRADVDKSTATKVKEAVRRHQGTVVENEADATHIIFPPVDPMEEECARPCMRRERSVLLHWYYFPDSYDSWTTLDLPWEFPEGTLNITSTRSVYKVSATWALDLDQYNEWMNEEDYEVDDSGQKKVHKYRLLVEDLMAQPAHPPPGKKPKRKRSPSPPPKLGKRKSSRAPSNIQSTSSTSSAATPKKSRGGGDEEEDLTQGMEDPPAEPRIVEVVAAPANPPITGQSSNATTSSSLTSTGNKKQDNELQPLKSGNMADLDEPMEGDKGSSQGTQDREERDTSKERGEGGKGDEPEDNVTEQTHHIVVPSYSAWFDYNSIHTIEKRALSEFFNGKNKSKTPEIYLAYRNFMIDTYRLNPTEYITSTACRRNLAGDVCAIMRVHAFLEQWGLINYQVDAESRPTPMGPPPTSHFHVLSDTPSGLAPVNPNPPKTPQPSAAKTLLDLEKKSTAALGAEEKVSASAMTNFGLKIDQYSRKPAVLKNKQAAGATRDWTEQETLLLLEGLELHKDDWNKVCEHVGSRTQDECILHFLRLPIEDPYLEEGGPEGLGPLAYQPVPFSKAGNPVMSTVAFLASVVDPRVAASAAKAAMEEFAAIKDQVPAALLDQHLRNVQASANSDGKFDPAAGLAQSGIAGTGPPEPPDDTTTPSTAGAQATAVTSPHSTGPASIETKKEDPEKSKDTSDVEQSPLEITKKEDESKESEDDTKSSVDAEAIEAKEKKDKVVRDAQLQSAAAAALAAAAVKAKHLAAVEERKIKSLVALLVETQMKKLEIKLRHFEELETTMEREREGLEYQRQQLITERQQFHLEQLRAAEFRARQQAHQRLAQEQQQHTPPEQT from the exons atgcTTGCGTTAGGCCCAAAAAAGGATGGAGGACCCAATGCCAAATTTTTTGATTCTGCGGAAATTCTTGCACAACTTGATGGGGTTAAACAATGGCTCCtgaaaaattgcaaaaag TATGTACAAACAGATCCTCCTACTAACAAAAGCTTAGCAACACTAGTGGTACAATTACTTCAATTTCAAGAGGATAACTTAGGAAAAAATGTAACTAAGCCACCTATGACAAGACTTCca aTGAAATGTTTCTTAGACTTTAAACCTGGAGGTGGTTTGTGTCATATACTTTCTACTGCTTATCGATTTAAGCAAGAACAAGGATGGCGGAGATTTGACTTTCCAGTTGGAAAG TCAGGATCTCGTATGGATCGTATAGTAGAAATGTTAATGGCAGCAGAGCGTGCTTTAACTCAGAATAGATGTTTGACTATACCAAGTGTTTTTGTAAGAGCTGACGTCGATAAATCAACAGCtacaaaagtaaaagaagcAGTAAGACGACATCAAGGCACAGTTGTTGAAAATGAAGCAGATGCTacacatattatttttccacCAGTAGATCCAATGGAAGAAGAATGTGCACGACCATGTATGAGACGTGAAAGATCGGTTCTTCTTCATTGGTACTACTTCCCAGATAGTTATGATTCTTGGACTACTCTAGATCTTCCTTGGGAATTTCCTGAAGGAACTCTTAATATTACAAGTACAag ATCGGTATATAAGGTATCGGCAACGTGGGCACTTGATTTAGATCAGTACAATGAATGGATGAATGAAGAAGATTATGAGGTAGATGATAGTGGACAAAAAAAGGTTCATAAATATAGACTTTTAGTAGAAGATTTGATGGCACAACCTGCTCACCCACCACCAGGAAAGAagccaaaaagaaaaagatcaccTAGTCCTCCACCAAAACTTGGAAAACGCAAAAG TAGCAGGGCTCCTTCAAATATACAAAGCACTTCATCAACTTCTTCGGCAGCTACTCCAAAAAAATCACGTGGTGGTggggacgaagaagaagacctTACTCAAGGGATGGAAGATCCACCAGCTGAACCTCGTATTGTAGAGGTTGTTGCTGCTCCTGCTAATCCGCCAATTACAGGCCAAAGCAGCAATGCAACTACAAGCAGTAGTTTAACATCAactggaaataaaaaacaagataatGAACTACAACCTCTTAAATCTGGCAATATGGCAGATTTGGATGAACCAATGGAGg GTGATAAAGGAAGTTCTCAGGGCACTCAagacagagaagaaagagatacaagcaaagaaagaggagaaggaggtaaAGGAGACGAACCAGAAGATAATGTTACGGAACAGACGCATCATATAGTTGTACCTAGCTATTCTGCTTGGTTTGATTATAATTCAATTCATACCATCGAGAAAAGAGCATTATCAGAATTCTTCAATGGCAAAAACAAATCTAAGACACCAGAAATTTATCTTgcatatagaaattttatgatCGATACATATCGATTAAATCCAACGGAATATATCACATCGACAGCTTGCAG GCGTAATTTAGCTGGTGATGTTTGTGCGATTATGCGCGTTCACGCTTTTCTGGAGCAATGGGGTCTTATTAATTACCAAGTAGATGCAGAATCCAGACCTACGCCTATGGGTCCACCTCCAACATCTCATTTTCATGTATTGTCAGATACTCCATCAGGACTTGCACCAGTTAATCCAAATCCACCAAAAACACCACAACCGTCTGCAGCAAAAACATTGCTTGATCTTGAGAAGAAATCTACTGCAGCACTCGGAGccgaagaaaaagtttcggCTAGTGCTATGACAAACTTTGGTTTAAAAATTGATCAGTATTCTAGGAAACCTGCAGTTTTAAAGAACAAACAAGCGGCTGGAGCAACGCGTGATTGGACGGAGCAGGAAACACTTTTATTGTTAGAAGGCCTGGAACTTCATAAAGATGATTGGAATAAAGTCTGTGAACACGTTGGTTCAAGGACGCAAGATGAATGCATATTACATTTCTTACGATTACCCATAGAAGATCCGTATCTTGAAGAAGGTGGTCCGGAAGGTTTAGGACCTCTAGCGTATCAACCGGTACCTTTTTCCAAGGCTGGAAATCCGGTTATGAGTACAGTTGCATTTTTAGCTTCAGTCGTAGATCCTAGAGTGGCAGCTAGTGCAGCAAAAGCTGCTATGGAAGAATTTGCTGCTATTAAAGATCAAGTTCCAGCTGCGTTATTAGATCAGCATTTGCGAAATGTTCAAGCTAGTGCTAATTCAGATG GAAAATTTGATCCAGCTGCTGGACTTGCACAATCAGGCATTGCTGGTACGGGACCACCTGAACCGCCTGATGATACTACAACACCATCAACAGCTGGAGCTCAAGCAACAGCAGTTACTTCTCCTCATTCAACAGGTCCAGCTTCtatagaaacaaagaaagaagatccaGAAAAATCGAAGGATACATCGGACGTAGAGCAATCCCCGTTAGagataacgaagaaagaagacgaatcTAAAGAGAGCGAAGACGACACTAAATCTTCTGTTGATGCTGAAGCTATAgaggcaaaagaaaagaaggataag gtCGTGAGGGACGCCCAATTACAATCTGCAGCAGCAGCGGCATTAGCTGCTGCTGCCGTGAAAGCAAAGCATTTAGCGGCTGTAGAGGAACGCAAGATAAAGTCTTTGGTTGCATTACTGGTTGAAactcaaatgaaaaaattagaaattaaattacgtCATTTTGAAGAATTAGAAACAACAATGGAACGCGAACGTGAGGGACTCGAATATCAGAGACAACAACTTATTACCGAAAGACAACAATTTCATTTAGAACAACTGAGAGCAGCTGAATTCAGAGCACGGCAACAAGCGCATCAACGTTTAGctcaagaacaacaacaacatacTCCACCTGAGCAGACATAA
- the LOC122637088 gene encoding SWI/SNF complex subunit SMARCC2 isoform X2, translated as MFASPKKDGGPNAKFFDSAEILAQLDGVKQWLLKNCKKYVQTDPPTNKSLATLVVQLLQFQEDNLGKNVTKPPMTRLPMKCFLDFKPGGGLCHILSTAYRFKQEQGWRRFDFPVGKSGSRMDRIVEMLMAAERALTQNRCLTIPSVFVRADVDKSTATKVKEAVRRHQGTVVENEADATHIIFPPVDPMEEECARPCMRRERSVLLHWYYFPDSYDSWTTLDLPWEFPEGTLNITSTRSVYKVSATWALDLDQYNEWMNEEDYEVDDSGQKKVHKYRLLVEDLMAQPAHPPPGKKPKRKRSPSPPPKLGKRKSSRAPSNIQSTSSTSSAATPKKSRGGGDEEEDLTQGMEDPPAEPRIVEVVAAPANPPITGQSSNATTSSSLTSTGNKKQDNELQPLKSGNMADLDEPMEGDKGSSQGTQDREERDTSKERGEGGKGDEPEDNVTEQTHHIVVPSYSAWFDYNSIHTIEKRALSEFFNGKNKSKTPEIYLAYRNFMIDTYRLNPTEYITSTACRRNLAGDVCAIMRVHAFLEQWGLINYQVDAESRPTPMGPPPTSHFHVLSDTPSGLAPVNPNPPKTPQPSAAKTLLDLEKKSTAALGAEEKVSASAMTNFGLKIDQYSRKPAVLKNKQAAGATRDWTEQETLLLLEGLELHKDDWNKVCEHVGSRTQDECILHFLRLPIEDPYLEEGGPEGLGPLAYQPVPFSKAGNPVMSTVAFLASVVDPRVAASAAKAAMEEFAAIKDQVPAALLDQHLRNVQASANSDGKFDPAAGLAQSGIAGTGPPEPPDDTTTPSTAGAQATAVTSPHSTGPASIETKKEDPEKSKDTSDVEQSPLEITKKEDESKESEDDTKSSVDAEAIEAKEKKDKVVRDAQLQSAAAAALAAAAVKAKHLAAVEERKIKSLVALLVETQMKKLEIKLRHFEELETTMEREREGLEYQRQQLITERQQFHLEQLRAAEFRARQQAHQRLAQEQQQHTPPEQT; from the exons ATGTTTGCAA GCCCAAAAAAGGATGGAGGACCCAATGCCAAATTTTTTGATTCTGCGGAAATTCTTGCACAACTTGATGGGGTTAAACAATGGCTCCtgaaaaattgcaaaaag TATGTACAAACAGATCCTCCTACTAACAAAAGCTTAGCAACACTAGTGGTACAATTACTTCAATTTCAAGAGGATAACTTAGGAAAAAATGTAACTAAGCCACCTATGACAAGACTTCca aTGAAATGTTTCTTAGACTTTAAACCTGGAGGTGGTTTGTGTCATATACTTTCTACTGCTTATCGATTTAAGCAAGAACAAGGATGGCGGAGATTTGACTTTCCAGTTGGAAAG TCAGGATCTCGTATGGATCGTATAGTAGAAATGTTAATGGCAGCAGAGCGTGCTTTAACTCAGAATAGATGTTTGACTATACCAAGTGTTTTTGTAAGAGCTGACGTCGATAAATCAACAGCtacaaaagtaaaagaagcAGTAAGACGACATCAAGGCACAGTTGTTGAAAATGAAGCAGATGCTacacatattatttttccacCAGTAGATCCAATGGAAGAAGAATGTGCACGACCATGTATGAGACGTGAAAGATCGGTTCTTCTTCATTGGTACTACTTCCCAGATAGTTATGATTCTTGGACTACTCTAGATCTTCCTTGGGAATTTCCTGAAGGAACTCTTAATATTACAAGTACAag ATCGGTATATAAGGTATCGGCAACGTGGGCACTTGATTTAGATCAGTACAATGAATGGATGAATGAAGAAGATTATGAGGTAGATGATAGTGGACAAAAAAAGGTTCATAAATATAGACTTTTAGTAGAAGATTTGATGGCACAACCTGCTCACCCACCACCAGGAAAGAagccaaaaagaaaaagatcaccTAGTCCTCCACCAAAACTTGGAAAACGCAAAAG TAGCAGGGCTCCTTCAAATATACAAAGCACTTCATCAACTTCTTCGGCAGCTACTCCAAAAAAATCACGTGGTGGTggggacgaagaagaagacctTACTCAAGGGATGGAAGATCCACCAGCTGAACCTCGTATTGTAGAGGTTGTTGCTGCTCCTGCTAATCCGCCAATTACAGGCCAAAGCAGCAATGCAACTACAAGCAGTAGTTTAACATCAactggaaataaaaaacaagataatGAACTACAACCTCTTAAATCTGGCAATATGGCAGATTTGGATGAACCAATGGAGg GTGATAAAGGAAGTTCTCAGGGCACTCAagacagagaagaaagagatacaagcaaagaaagaggagaaggaggtaaAGGAGACGAACCAGAAGATAATGTTACGGAACAGACGCATCATATAGTTGTACCTAGCTATTCTGCTTGGTTTGATTATAATTCAATTCATACCATCGAGAAAAGAGCATTATCAGAATTCTTCAATGGCAAAAACAAATCTAAGACACCAGAAATTTATCTTgcatatagaaattttatgatCGATACATATCGATTAAATCCAACGGAATATATCACATCGACAGCTTGCAG GCGTAATTTAGCTGGTGATGTTTGTGCGATTATGCGCGTTCACGCTTTTCTGGAGCAATGGGGTCTTATTAATTACCAAGTAGATGCAGAATCCAGACCTACGCCTATGGGTCCACCTCCAACATCTCATTTTCATGTATTGTCAGATACTCCATCAGGACTTGCACCAGTTAATCCAAATCCACCAAAAACACCACAACCGTCTGCAGCAAAAACATTGCTTGATCTTGAGAAGAAATCTACTGCAGCACTCGGAGccgaagaaaaagtttcggCTAGTGCTATGACAAACTTTGGTTTAAAAATTGATCAGTATTCTAGGAAACCTGCAGTTTTAAAGAACAAACAAGCGGCTGGAGCAACGCGTGATTGGACGGAGCAGGAAACACTTTTATTGTTAGAAGGCCTGGAACTTCATAAAGATGATTGGAATAAAGTCTGTGAACACGTTGGTTCAAGGACGCAAGATGAATGCATATTACATTTCTTACGATTACCCATAGAAGATCCGTATCTTGAAGAAGGTGGTCCGGAAGGTTTAGGACCTCTAGCGTATCAACCGGTACCTTTTTCCAAGGCTGGAAATCCGGTTATGAGTACAGTTGCATTTTTAGCTTCAGTCGTAGATCCTAGAGTGGCAGCTAGTGCAGCAAAAGCTGCTATGGAAGAATTTGCTGCTATTAAAGATCAAGTTCCAGCTGCGTTATTAGATCAGCATTTGCGAAATGTTCAAGCTAGTGCTAATTCAGATG GAAAATTTGATCCAGCTGCTGGACTTGCACAATCAGGCATTGCTGGTACGGGACCACCTGAACCGCCTGATGATACTACAACACCATCAACAGCTGGAGCTCAAGCAACAGCAGTTACTTCTCCTCATTCAACAGGTCCAGCTTCtatagaaacaaagaaagaagatccaGAAAAATCGAAGGATACATCGGACGTAGAGCAATCCCCGTTAGagataacgaagaaagaagacgaatcTAAAGAGAGCGAAGACGACACTAAATCTTCTGTTGATGCTGAAGCTATAgaggcaaaagaaaagaaggataag gtCGTGAGGGACGCCCAATTACAATCTGCAGCAGCAGCGGCATTAGCTGCTGCTGCCGTGAAAGCAAAGCATTTAGCGGCTGTAGAGGAACGCAAGATAAAGTCTTTGGTTGCATTACTGGTTGAAactcaaatgaaaaaattagaaattaaattacgtCATTTTGAAGAATTAGAAACAACAATGGAACGCGAACGTGAGGGACTCGAATATCAGAGACAACAACTTATTACCGAAAGACAACAATTTCATTTAGAACAACTGAGAGCAGCTGAATTCAGAGCACGGCAACAAGCGCATCAACGTTTAGctcaagaacaacaacaacatacTCCACCTGAGCAGACATAA